A window of the Tripterygium wilfordii isolate XIE 37 chromosome 12, ASM1340144v1, whole genome shotgun sequence genome harbors these coding sequences:
- the LOC120011048 gene encoding uncharacterized protein LOC120011048 yields MESVSLAMLLLMCCGSLTLGSSNPYVIRSLDFATPVAESESSKTYEYERIDEVKKHCAFVLSFATELKPDNNRVHRIREELKFGNGDWNQDVGNAPIMPFNDRDIPNSLSLSHLNIVSLWVTDVDIAHQSKQSVSVSGVLAIGRTRDISDAERPYGENPQFQMWPGHSQLTILFEGIYAETKKNGGERVMCMLGNAMLPSRESDGSEPWGWMKASGSNYSQPPLSQDDQILLVLHYPMTFTLTSRAIQGEMRSLNSKSNLKYFDSIHILSQLGDSAKYEFLSKAIVSKACDPYPSQDNLTNDGIEIYKGNRFCEILQQVTQGGAFTIVPNWRCNGTDEFCSKLGPFASDKEIRATDGSFKDVRLFMQNLKCEEALIQGNVSSARVAAIFRASPPSANEYSAGWRSDPSNMTVAAEGLWKSSSGQLCMIGCPGLVDSEGSSCNSRILLYVPLSFSIKQRSIILGSFSSTNDSDASYFPLSFEKLVQPMELWNYFRSSRPYYRYSKLEKAGVLLEKDEPFSFGTVIKKSLLQYPKLEDTESFMNSLSLLSEDLTLHISAVPDPLSNSRTKRVNVQVEILSIGPLFGRYWSWNNTSTTEEDIPYHTDIQYTEKQLLMNVSAQLTLIGEGYHNFSVVFLEGLYDPHVGKMYLIGCRDVRASWNILFESMGLEGGLDCLINVVVAYPPTTARLFVNPKARISISSQRTEDDPLYFKTINLQTFPIMYRKQREDILSHRGVEGILRTLTLSFAIACISSQLFHIKHNLDSVPFISLVMLGVQALGYCVPLITGAEALFKRMASESYESSSYVLEKNQWIHIIDYAVKILVMVSFLLTLRLCQKVWKSRIRLLTRTPLEPHRIPSEKWVFLGTLTIHVIGYVFVLIINVAKISQTSLRTVYIDPAGYSHNGKEWEIELEEYMGLVQDFFLLPQVIGNLLWQIDCKPLRKLYFIGITVVRLLPHVYDYIRTPFPNPYFDEDYEFVNPNLDFFSKFGDVAIPATAIFLAAIVYIQQRWSYLKLSQALTFGHCRLLPMGSRGYERLPSKSFEAELVSGVDGNAAHETGRDDEE; encoded by the coding sequence ATGGAGAGTGTGTCTCTGGCTATGCTTCTTTTGATGTGTTGTGGGTCATTGACATTGGGGTCATCAAATCCGTATGTCATTAGAAGTTTGGATTTTGCGACTCCAGTGGCCGAATCCGAATCCTCTAAGACCTACGAGTATGAGAGAATAGATGAAGTCAAGAAGCATTGTGCTTTTGTTCTATCTTTTGCCACTGAATTGAAACCTGATAATAATAGGGTTCATAGGATCAGAGAAGAACTCAAGTTTGGGAATGGGGATTGGAATCAAGACGTAGGCAACGCGCCTATTATGCCTTTCAATGACAGAGACATACCAAATAGCTTGTCCCTAAGCCATTTGAACATAGTTTCTTTATGGGTCACTGATGTTGACATTGCTCATCAATCTAAGCAGTCTGTAAGTGTGAGTGGGGTTTTGGCCATAGGCAGAACAAGGGACATTTCAGATGCAGAAAGACCGTATGGGGAAAACCCGCAGTTTCAGATGTGGCCTGGCCATAGTCAACTAACAATATTGTTTGAGGGGATTTATGCTGAGACCAAAAAGAATGGTGGTGAAAGAGTGATGTGTATGTTAGGTAATGCAATGTTGCCATCCAGGGAGTCAGATGGAAGTGAACCATGGGGATGGATGAAGGCTTCCGGTTCCAATTACAGCCAGCCACCGCTTTCGCAAGATGATCagattcttcttgttcttcactATCCCATGACCTTCACGTTGACGAGCAGGGCAATACAAGGGGAAATGAGAAGCTTGAATTCAAAATCAAACCTTAAGTACTTTGATAGCATTCACATTTTGTCACAGTTAGGCGATTCAGCAAAGTATGAGTTTCTTTCTAAGGCAATAGTTTCCAAAGCTTGTGATCCATATCCATCCCAAGATAACTTGACAAATGATGGCATTGAGATATATAAAGGAAATAGATTCTGTGAAATTCTTCAGCAAGTTACTCAGGGTGGAGCTTTCACTATTGTGCCAAACTGGAGATGCAATGGCACAGATGAATTCTGTAGTAAATTGGGTCCGTTCGCTTCAGATAAAGAAATTAGAGCAACTGATGGGAGCTTCAAAGATGTGCGACTTTTTATGCAGAATCTCAAGTGTGAGGAAGCACTTATACAGGGCAATGTTAGTTCTGCAAGAGTTGCTGCAATATTTCGAGCCTCCCCTCCATCTGCTAATGAGTATTCTGCTGGTTGGAGATCAGACCCAAGCAACATGACTGTTGCTGCTGAGGGACTCTGGAAGTCTTCTAGTGGTCAGCTTTGCATGATTGGTTGCCCTGGATTAGTTGATTCAGAAGGTAGTAGCTGTAATTCTCGTATTCTGTTGTATGTCCCACtttctttttcaataaaacAAAGAAGCATAATTCTTGGGAGCTTTTCCAGCACTAATGATAGTGATGCATCATATTTCCCTTTATCATTTGAAAAGCTAGTGCAGCCGATGGAGTTGTGGAATTATTTCAGAAGCTCGCGTCCATATTATAGGTATTCAAAGTTAGAGAAAGCTGGGGTTCTGTTGGAAAAAGATGAGCCCTTCAGTTTTGGAACTGTCATCAAGAAGTCACTTCTGCAGTACCCCAAACTAGAAGACACGGAGTCATTCATGAACAGTCTTTCTCTTCTCTCAGAAGATTTGACACTCCACATTTCGGCAGTGCCTGATCCTTTGTCAAATTCTCGGACCAAAAGAGTCAATGTTCAAGTGGAGATTCTTTCAATTGGCCCATTGTTTGGGCGCTACTGGTCTTGGAATAACACATCAACCACAGAAGAGGATATTCCTTACCACACTGACATTCAATACACAGAGAAACAGCTTCTCATGAATGTATCAGCTCAACTGACACTTATTGGAGAAGGCTATCACAACTTTTCTGTGGTTTTTCTGGAGGGTCTTTATGATCCACATGTTGGCAAGATGTATCTAATTGGTTGCAGGGATGTTCGAGCCTCATGGAATATCTTATTTGAGAGCATGGGTCTTGAGGGAGGGCTGGATTGTCTTATTAATGTGGTTGTAGCTTACCCACCCACTACTGCTCGGTTGTTTGTCAATCCAAAAGCTAGGATTTCCATATCCAGCCAAAGAACTGAGGATGATCCCCTCTATTTTAAAACGATTAACCTCCAAACTTTTCCTATTATGTACAGGAAGCAGCGCGAAGACATTCTCTCTCACAGGGGTGTTGAAGGAATCCTTCGGACATTGACACTTTCTTTTGCAATTGCTTGCATTTCAAGCCAACTGTTTCACATCAAGCATAATTTGGATTCTGTTCCTTTCATCTCTCTTGTCATGCTAGGTGTCCAAGCTCTTGGGTATTGCGTTCCCTTGATTACAGGTGCAGAAGCTCTGTTCAAGAGAATGGCTTCTGAATCGTATGAAAGTTCATCATATGTTCTTGAGAAGAATCAGTGGATCCATATAATTGATTATGCAGTGAAGATTCTTGTAATGGTTTCATTTTTACTAACTCTAAGGCTTTGTCAGAAGGTGTGGAAATCTCGCATCAGGTTACTCACACGGACCCCTCTTGAACCGCACCGTATCCCAAGTGAAAAGTGGGTATTTCTTGGTACATTGACCATTCATGTTATCGGATATGTATTCGTTCTCATCATAAATGTGGCAAAAATCAGCCAGACATCACTTagaacggtatacattgatccAGCTGGTTATTCCCACAATGGGAAGGAATGGGAAATCGAGCTAGAGGAATATATGGGTCTTGTTCAGGACTTTTTCTTGCTCCCCCAGGTTATTGGAAATTTGCTGTGGCAGATTGATTGTAAGCCACTCAGAAAACTATATTTCATCGGGATCACAGTGGTCAGACTTCTACCTCATGTTTATGATTACATCAGAACTCCTTTTCCAAACCCTTACTTTGATGAGGATTATGAGTTTGTTAATCCCAATTTGGACTTCTTCTCTAAATTTGGGGATGTTGCCATACCTGCAACTGCAATTTTTCTTGCAGCTATAGTCTATATTCAACAGAGGTGGAGTTATTTGAAGCTGAGCCAGGCTCTTACATTTGGTCACTGTAGGCTGCTACCTATGGGTTCCAGAGGGTATGAGAGGTTGCCTTCCAAGTCATTTGAAGCTGAGCTTGTTTCTGGTGTCGATGGGAATGCAGCGCATGAGACAGGGCGTGACGATGAAGAATAA
- the LOC120011049 gene encoding molybdate transporter 2: protein MDQSLPLLHHQQWWRRNLRLRTSVWSELSGAVGDLGTFIPIVLALTLVSNLDLSTTLIFTSLYNIATGILFGVPMPVQPMKSIAAVAISESPHLTPSQIAAAGASTAATLLILGATGLMSFFYKFIPLPVVRGVQLSQGLSFAFSAIKYIRNNQDFTVSKSTGPRSWLGLDGLILALSCILFLVLTTGSGDHNDTINDEGCSNTNSRGGRINRRFRILSAIPAALLVFLLGLFLCFIRDPSIINEIKLGPSKIHVLKITWEDWKIGFLRAAIPQIPLSILNSVIAVCKLSGDLFPDRESSATKVSISVGVMNLVGCWFGAMPVCHGAGGLAGQYRFGARSGASVVFLGIGKLVIGLVFGNSFVRILNEFPIGILGVLLLFAGIELAMASRDMNSKEESFVMLVCAAVSLTGSSAALGFGCGILLFLLLKLRSLDCSNWGFFKFKSQPAVDVETRLIP from the coding sequence ATGGACCAGTCGCTTCCTCTCCTCCACCATCAGCAGTGGTGGCGCCGTAACCTCCGACTCAGAACCTCTGTTTGGTCCGAGCTCTCTGGTGCTGTCGGCGACCTCGGCACATTCATTCCCATAGTCCTGGCACTCACTCTGGTCTCCAACTTGGACCTCTCCACCACTTTAATCTTTACTTCCCTCTACAACATCGCGACCGGAATCCTCTTCGGTGTCCCCATGCCTGTCCAGCCCATGAAATCAATTGCCGCCGTCGCAATCTCCGAGTCTCCTCACCTCACTCCTTCCCAGATTGCCGCCGCAGGCGCCTCTACCGCGGCAACCCTCCTCATCCTCGGCGCCACCGGACTCATGTCATTTTTTTACAAATTCATCCCTCTCCCTGTCGTTCGTGGTGTCCAGCTCTCCCAAGGTCTCTCCTTTGCCTTCTCCGCCATCAAGTATATTCGAAATAATCAGGATTTCACTGTGTCCAAGTCAACGGGTCCTCGCTCTTGGCTTGGGCTTGATGGGCTAATTCTGGCTCTCTCTTGTATTCTGTTTTTAGTACTTACCACTGGTTCTGGCGATCATAACGATACAATTAATGATGAAGGTTGTAGTAATACGAACTCTCGCGGGGGCCGAATCAATAGAAGATTTCGGATTCTTTCAGCAATTCCTGCTGCTCTTTTGGTGTTCTTACTTGGGTTATTCTTGTGCTTCATTCGTGATCCGTCAATAATCAATGAAATCAAATTAGGCCCTTCGAAGATACATGTGCTAAAGATAACATGGGAGGATTGGAAAATTGGGTTTCTTCGGGCTGCAATCCCACAAATCCCACTATCAATCCTGAATTCAGTTATTGCAGTGTGTAAATTGTCAGGTGATTTGTTTCCCGATCGCGAGTCATCAGCTACGAAGGTGTCAATCAGTGTCGGTGTAATGAATTTGGTGGGTTGCTGGTTTGGGGCAATGCCAGTGTGCCATGGTGCAGGTGGGTTAGCTGGGCAGTACAGGTTTGGTGCAAGGAGTGGTGCATCAGTGGTTTTCCTTGGGATAGGAAAGTTGGTTATTGGATTGGTGTTTGGGAATTCTTTTGTGAGGATTTTGAATGAATTTCCAATTGGGATTCTTGGGGTGCTTCTGTTGTTTGCTGGGATTGAATTAGCCATGGCATCAAGAGATATGAATTCAAAAGAAGAATCATTTGTGATGTTGGTTTGTGCTGCTGTTTCACTGACTGGGTCTAGTGCTGCATTGGGGTTTGGGTGTGGGATTTTGCTATTTTTATTGCTCAAGTTGAGAAGTTTGGATTGCTCTAACTGGGGATTCTTCAAGTTCAAGTCTCAACCTGCTGTTGATGTAGAAACTAGGCTCATTCCTTAA
- the LOC120011247 gene encoding probable 2-oxoglutarate-dependent dioxygenase AOP1, protein MAVALTPNEQAASIVSTAFYELGFLCGGDGTTGEIQWLGAFYWSCCSCDNWVYSPFCICHWQIRQETNSCTSITCNRGFLCGGYGTIGHVQWLVAWSLYGLLASQYGDLKNVLDNVADELFSLPKETRKQKTSDKPFHDYFGNYPAFPLYESIPVENPTLGGTQKVTDLMFPAGNDRFSKSVHAFGKLLVELEQLVRRLILESYGIEKYYDSQIESSEYLLRFFKYRIPETNETNAGIPPHTDKNLVSILHQNHVNGLQVKNKDGNWVDLEFSPSSFVFLAAEALVAWSNGRIRSCEHQVIMKAKETRYSMGMFSFNKGNIVVPEELVDDLHPLQYKPFDVYEYLRFSKSEEGMKVNGSIKAFCGVEALSINN, encoded by the exons ATGGCAGTAGCCTTGACACCAAATGAGCAAGCCGCATCCATAGTTTCCACTGCATTTTACGAATT AGGATTCCTGTGTGGTGGAGATGGTACTACTGGGGAAATACAGTGGCTTGGAGCTT TTTATTGGAGTTGTTGCAGCTGTGACAATTGGGTTTACAGTCCTTTTTGCATTTGCCATTGGCAGATACGACAAGAGACTAATTCCTGCACTTCCATTACTTGCAACAGAGGATTCCTGTGTGGTGGATATGGTACTATTGGGCATGTCCAGTGGCTTGTGGCTTGGAGCTTGTATGGATTGCTTGCATCACAATATGGAGATTTAAAGAACGTACTCGACAATG TAGCTGATGAACTCTTCAGCCTCCCAAAAGAGACCAGAAAGCAGAAAACTAGCGATAAACCCTTCCATGATTACTTTGGAAACTATCCTGCCTTTCCCCTCTATGAGTCTATACCTGTTGAAAACCCAACTCTTGGAGGAACTCAAAAGGTGACAGATCTCATGTTTCCTGCAGGAAATGATCGATTTAG CAAAAGTGTCCATGCATTTGGGAAGCTACTAGTGGAGTTAGAACAACTGGTGAGGAGATTGATTTTGGAAAGTTATGGCATAGAGAAGTACTATGACTCTCAAATCGAATCATCTGAATATCTGCTACGCTTCTTCAAATATAGAATTCCTGAGACCAACGAGACTAATGCCGGTATACCCCCTCACACAGACAAGAACCTGGTGTCCATACTTCATCAAAATCACGTCAACGGCCTGCAAGTTAAAAACAAGGACGGAAACTGGGTTGATCTAGAATTCTCACCATCatcttttgtgttcttggcaGCTGAAGCGCTGGTG GCATGGAGTAATGGAAGGATAAGGTCTTGTGAGCATCAAGTCATCATGAAAGCCAAGGAAACAAGATACTCGATGGGAATGTTTTCGTTTAATAAGGGGAACATCGTTGTACCTGAAGAGCTTGTAGATGACTTACACCCTTTACAGTATAAGCCATTCGATGTGTACGAATACCTTCGGTTCAGTAAATCAGAAGAAGGAATGAAAGTGAATGGTTCCATCAAAGCTTTCTGTGGTGTTGAAGCACTATCAATTAATAACTAA